From the genome of Methanosarcinales archaeon, one region includes:
- the trxA gene encoding thioredoxin gives MDEELEKIRKRKLKELQEIMNKSPLPNTPIELTDQDLDQAISKYPKLVVDCWAVWCGPCRIVGPTIEAIATEKAGEIVFGKLDIDQNGQAAVKYAISAVPTMLVFKDGQLAGRIIGALPKQQIEAKLDEIFK, from the coding sequence ATGGATGAAGAACTGGAAAAAATCAGGAAAAGAAAATTAAAGGAGTTGCAAGAAATTATGAATAAATCCCCATTACCAAATACCCCCATAGAACTGACAGACCAGGATCTCGACCAGGCCATCAGTAAATACCCCAAACTTGTGGTAGATTGCTGGGCTGTCTGGTGCGGGCCATGCAGGATCGTAGGACCTACAATTGAGGCCATTGCCACTGAAAAAGCAGGGGAGATCGTATTTGGGAAACTGGATATTGACCAGAACGGTCAGGCTGCTGTTAAATATGCCATCTCAGCTGTCCCAACCATGCTGGTGTTCAAAGATGGTCAATTGGCTGGAAGAATCATAGGAGCACTTCCAAAACAGCAGATCGAAGCTAAACTTGACGAAATCTTCAAATAA
- a CDS encoding 4Fe-4S binding protein, translated as MTVTLNKNVCDKKPSCMMVTLCPASAISIRPGEYPTIDSEACLDCGKCVAACPHQALTIA; from the coding sequence ATGACCGTAACACTTAACAAAAATGTATGTGATAAAAAACCATCCTGTATGATGGTAACATTATGCCCAGCTAGTGCGATCTCAATAAGACCTGGTGAATATCCAACAATCGATTCGGAAGCTTGTTTAGATTGCGGAAAATGTGTTGCTGCATGTCCCCATCAGGCATTAACAATTGCATAA